Proteins co-encoded in one Streptomyces roseochromogenus subsp. oscitans DS 12.976 genomic window:
- a CDS encoding GlsB/YeaQ/YmgE family stress response membrane protein, with product MSIIAWIILGLLAGAIAKLLLPGRDPGGFIGTTLIGIAGAFIGGWISARWLHHPITKSFYDGATWAAAIGGSLVLLIIYRILFGNSRD from the coding sequence ATGAGCATCATCGCTTGGATCATCCTGGGACTGCTGGCCGGAGCCATCGCCAAGCTCCTCCTGCCGGGCCGTGACCCCGGCGGCTTCATCGGCACGACCCTCATCGGCATCGCGGGCGCGTTCATCGGCGGCTGGATCTCGGCGCGTTGGCTGCACCATCCGATCACCAAGAGCTTCTACGACGGCGCCACCTGGGCCGCGGCCATCGGCGGCTCCCTGGTGCTGCTGATCATCTACCGCATCCTGTTCGGCAACTCACGCGACTGA